GACACGATCCGAACCGACGGTGCGACGGTGGCCGCGAGGCTGCTGCTCGACACCGTCAGCCGGGAGCTGATGCAGTGAACCCCCTGACCACCAGCGCGTTCGACCTTCCCGACCGCCTCTCCCCCAAGGCCGACCCGACACTGATCGGCGGCGACGAACGGCACTTCGCGGCCGTCGCGGAATGCCTCGAGCAGTCGATCGCCGAGCTGACCGACCGCCTCGACGCCGAGCGCCGCACGCCCGGCGGCATCGGCCGGCAGGCCATGGACCGGGACATGGAGATCCACCGGCTGACCGGCCGCCTGCGCACACTGCGCCGCTTCGGCCTGGACCTGTGCCTCGGACACATGGTCGCCGCGGACGGCCCCGAGCCCGTCTACGTCGGACGGCTCGGCCTCACGGACAGCACGGGGCGTCGGCTGCTGCTCGACTGGCGCTCCCCCGCGGCCGAGCCGTTCTTCGGAGCCACCCACGCCAACCCGATGGGTCTGGCGAGCCGCCGCCGGTACCGCTGGACCCGCGGCCGGATCGGCGACTACTGGGACGAGGTGTTCACCTCGGACGGGTTCGTCGGGCACGCCGCCCTCGACGACCAGTCCGCCTTCATCGCCAGCCTCGGCGGCAACCGCTCGGCACGGATGCGAGACGTCCTCGGCACCATCCAGGCCGACCAGGACGCCGTCATCCGCGCGGGATCCCGCGGCGCCCTCGTCGTCGACGGCGGTCCGGGCACGGGCAAGACCGTCGTCGCCCTGCACCGCTCCGCCTACCTGCTGTATTCCGACCCCCGTCTCGGGCACCGCCGGGGCGGCGTGCTGTTCGTCGGCCCGAGCCGGCCCTACCTGGGCTACGTCGCCGACGTCCTCCCCAGCCTCGGCGAGGAGGGCGTGCAGACCTGCACCCTGCGGGACCTCGTCGCCGAGGGAGCCTCGGCCGCGGTCGAGGCCGAGGCCGATCCGGACGTGGCTCGCCTGAAATCGTCCGCTGATCTGCTGCAGGCGATCGAGACGGCCGTCAGGTTCTACGAGGAGCCGCCCGCCAAGGGAATGACGGTCACGACCCACTGGTCCGACATCTGGCTGAGCGCCGACGACTGGGCCGTCGCCTTCGAAGCCGCGGAGCCCGGCACTCCGCACAACGAAGCGCGCGACCAGGTCTGGGAGGAGCTGCTCACGATCCTCGTCGACAAGCACGACGACGCCGCCTCGGCGCGGGACGACGAGGTCTCGGCCGATCTGCTCCGCAGGTCGCTGCTGCGGAACAGGGAGTTGCGCGCGGCCTTCAACCGGGCGTGGCCGCTGCTCGAAGCGGCCGATCTCGTCTCCGACCTGTGGTCGGTGCCCGCCTATCTGCGCAGGTGCGCCCCCTGGCTCGGCCCCGACGAGGTTCAGCGGTTGCAGCGCGCGGACGCCCAGGCCTGGACCGTGTCCGACCTGCCGATCCTGGACGCGGCACGGCAGCGGCTCGGCGACCCCGAGGCGGCGCGGCGTAAGCGTCGGAACGAAGCCGCCGTCGCCGCCGAACGCTCGCGCAGGGCCGATGTCATCGACGGCCTGCTGCAGAACGTCGAGATCGACGAGAGCGAAGGCGCGCTGGGCATGCTGCACGGACAGGACCTGCGGGACGCCCTGGTCGACGAGAGCGCACTGCCCGGCGTCGAACCCGACCTGCTCGCCGGCCCGTTCGCGCACGTCGTCGTGGACGAGGCTCAGGAACTCACCGACGCGGAGTGGCAGATGCTGCTGGTGCGGTGCCCGTCCCGGAGTTTCACCATCGTCGGGGACCGGGCCCAGGCCAGACACGGATTCACCGAGTCGTGGCGGGAACGGCTCGAGCGGGTCGGGTTCGACCGGATCGACCAGGCGTCCCTGACCGTCAACTACCGGACGCCGGAAGAGATCATGGCGGAGGCCGAGCCGGTCATCCGGGCCGTTCTCCCGGACGCCAACGTGCCGACCTCCATCCGCAGCAGCGCCGTACCCGTCGTGCACGGCGCCGTCTCGGAGCTGCGCTCGATCCTCGACGCCTGGCTCGCCGACCATGCCGACGGGATCGCCTGTGTCATCGGCGATCCCGCCTTCCGAGCGACCTCCCGCGTCCGGTCGCTGACCCCGGAGCTGTCCAAGGGGCTCGAGTTCGACCTGGTCGTCCTCGTCGACCCGGAGGCGTTCGGCACGGGCGTCGAAGGAGCGGTCGACCGCTATGTCGCGATGACCCGGGCCACCCGGCAACTCGTCGTCCTCACGAGTTCCTGACGAAGCACCCTGCCGCGGGCGGGGGCAGGGCGCTTCGGGGGTGGCGGGGGCCAGGGGTGAGGGGCGGGGAGCGCCTGGTGTCAGTTGTGGCTGTGCAGGATCTCGTTCAGGCCGCCCCAGACCGCGTTGTTCGGGCGGGCCTCCACCGTGCCGGTGACCGAGTTGCGGCGGAAGAGGATGTTCGAGGCGCCGGAGAGTTCGCGGGCCTTGACGATCTGGCCGTCCGGCATGGTGACGCGGGTGCCCGCCGTGACGTACAGGCCGGCCTCGACCACGCACTCGTCGCCGAGGGCGATGCCCACGCCCGCCTCGGCGCCGATGAGGCAGCGCTCGCCGATGGAGATGATCACGTTGCCGCCGCCGGAGAGCGTGCCCATCGTGGACGCGCCGCCGCCGATGTCCGAGCCGTCGCCGACGATGACGCCGGCCGAGATGCGGCCCTCGACCATCGAGGTGCCCAGCGTGCCCGCGTTGAAGTTGACGAAGCCCTCGTGCATGACCGTCGTGCCCTCGGCGAGGTGCGCGCCCAGGCGGACGCGGTCGGCGTCGGCGATGCGGACGCCCTTGGGTGCCACGTAGTCCGTCATGCGGGGGAACTTGTCGAGGGAGGTCACCTGGAGGTGCAGGCCCTCGGCGCGGGCGTTCAGACGGACCTGCTCGACGTCGTCGACGGCGACCGGGCCGAGGGAGGTCCAGGCGACGTTCGCGAGGTGGGCGAACATGCCGTCCAGGCTCTGGCCGTGCGGCTTGACCAGGCGGTGGGAGAGGAGGTGCAGCCGGAGGTAGACGTCGTGTGCGTCGAGCGGCTTGTCGTCGAGGGCGGCGATGACCGTGCGGACCGCGACCACCTCGACGCCGCGGCGGGCGTCCTGACCGATCGCCTTCGCGGCGCCCTCGCCGAGCAGCTCCACGGCTTTCTCGGCGGACAGGCGCTCGGTGCCGGACGGGCCGGGCTCGGGGGAGAGCTCGGGGGCGGGGAACCAGGTGTCGAGAACAGTGCCGTCGGCGGCGATGGTGGCGAGGCCGGCGGCCACCGCGCCGGTGGTGCGAGGAGCAGTCGTGTCGGTCATGAGGGCAACCTAACCGGAGGCGGGGTGCGGAGGCTAACCAGCGGGGTTGTGTCTCAGGTGGCGGGCCGTCGGGGTCGGGTGCGCGCCGTCTCACAAGGGGTTTCGCAAGCGGTTTCGCAGGCTCTTTCGTCGTGGGTCGGGGCCGTGGCGGTACGTCGAGTCCGCCGCGTGTCGGACGTACTGCTGCCTGCTGCCACAGTTGAACTTGGCAGTGACGAGCTAAGCGGCGGACTGCGACGTACCGCCACGGCCCGCTCCCGTCGTCCTGCGGCCGTCCCGCCGTCGAGGGCCACGGTGGAGGCTGTGGTCGGTCCCACGGTCAGTGGGGTGTGGGGATGAGTCTGGCCAGGGTCTGTCGTGTGTACGTCTCGTCGTACGGGGTGTCCGTCAGGAGGGTCTGGAGGCAGATGCCGTCCATCAGGGCTGCCAGGGCCCGGGCGGTGACGGGGTCCGTGTGGGCGGACAGCAGGTCGGTCACGTCCTCGGTCCACTCGGCGGCCACCGGGCGCAGTGCCGGGCGGCGCAGGGCGGCCAGATAGAGCTCGTACTCGAGTTCCACGCCGGTGCGGTCGCCGGACAGCCAGTCGGCGAGGAGGGCCGCCAGTTCGGCGGGCAGGTCCGGATGGGGGGCGCGGAGGCCCTCGCGTGCGGCCACGGCCTTGGCGAAGCCCTCGTTTGCCTGGCGCAGGGCGGCGATCATCAGGTCGTCGAGGGTTTTGAAGTGGTACGTCGTGGAGCCGAGCGGGACGTCCGCCTCGGCCGCGACCGAACGGTGGGTCAGCCCGGCCAGGCCCTTCTTGCCTACGACGCGGATCGCCGCGTCGATGATCCGCTGGCGGCGCTCGGGGTCGTGGCGGCGGGGCATCAGTGCGCGCCTCCCAGGTTCAGCACCACTACTCCGCCGACTATCAGCACGATCCCGGCGACCTTGGTGAGGGTCAGGGCCTCGCCGAAGAGCGCGAGCCCCAGAACGGCGATGGTCGCGGTGCCCACGCCGGACCAGATCGCGTAGGCGGTGCCGATGCCCACGGACTTCAGGGTCTGGGCCAGGAGGAGGAAGGAGATCACGTAGCCGATGGCCGTCAGGACCGTGGGCAAGAGCTTGCTGAAGCCCTCGCTGTACTTCATGGCGGTCGTCGCGGCCACCTCGGCGGCGATGGCTCCGGCGAGCGTCAGGTATCCCATGTGTACTAGCGTACACAACGACATCGCCCGATACGTACGGGTGTGCGTGGCGGGGGTGGGGTTGCGTGCTGAATGCCTGTTCGGCGGGCGCTCAACACCGCCTCATGGAGGCCGATCTGATGCCATGTCAGATTTTGGGGCGGCCGCGGGAGTGCGAAAGTGTTATCGAAACCGCTCTCTGAAACGGCTGCTCGTGGGTCACACGGTCCACTAGTGTTTCACCGTTCATACACACCGGGCCATCGCAGCCGCGGCCGCCTCAAGAGGTGCCGCTGGAGGAACAGCGCATGCCAGACAACAAGTCCCGGCCTCCCCAGGAAGAACCCTGGGAGAACGGCTGGGCACCCGACACCTCCCGGGCTCCCGGAACACGACGCCTCTGGCTGGCCGGTGCTCTCGCCGTGGCCACCATCGTGGCGTGCGTGACCGCGATCGCCGTGAACGACAAGGCTTCCGACAAGAAGGACGAGAACTCGGAAGCGCGTCAGGGGCAGACCAAGTCGGACGAGACCTCGGGGGGCGGGCTCATCTCCTTCGCCACGCCCTCCGCCGGCAGCACCTCGTCATCGACGTCGTCGTCGACGGCCAAGGCGACGGCGACAGCGACTGGGGGCGGGGAGAGCGCCTCGCCGTCCGCGGGCGGCAGTGCCTCGTCGTCTCCCGCCGCGGGTGGCGGCGCCACGCCGCACACCTCGGCCGAGGCCTCCGCCTCGCCGACCAGGAAGCCGGCCGACCCCAAGCCGCCGACCAGCTACGAGCGGTCGGTACGGTCGGTCAACTACCCGGACCGTTACTGGCACGTCAGCGACGGCGTCGTGAAGCTCGACCCGGTCCGCGGCTCGGAGTCCCGTGAGGACTCCACCTTCACCGTGGTCAAGGGTCTGGCCGACAGCTCCTGTTACTCCTTCAAGACGGCCGACGGCACCTATCTGCGTCACCGCAACTTCGTGCTGCGCGCCGAACGCAACGACGGCTCGACCCTGTTCCAGAAGGACGCCACCTTCTGCTCCCGCGCCTCCTCGTACTCCGGTGCGGTCATGCTGGAGTCGGTGAACTACCCGGGTCGCTACCTGCGTCACAAGAACTTCCAGCTCCGGCTGGACTCGTACCAGAACAGCGACCTCTACCGTGCGGACGCGTCGTTCCGCGTGGTGGACGCACTGTCCTGAACCGCATACACAGGAGAGCGGCGGCACCTGTCGGGTGCCGCCGCTCTCCTGTGTTCGCTTGCGGGTCTTCAGACGTCTCAGACGGTCTCAGACGTTGAAGCCCAGCGCCCTCAGCTGCTCGCGTCCGTCGTCCGTGATCTTGTCCGGACCCCACGGCGGCATCCAGACCCAGTTGATGCGCAGCTCGTTGACGAGACCGTCCGTGGCGGACTTGGCCTGGTCCTCGATGACGTCCGTCAGCGGGCAGGCCGCCGAGGTCAGCGTCATGTCGATCGTCGCGATGTTCGCGTCGTCGATGTGAATGCCGTAGATCAGACCGAGGTTGACGACGTCGATGCCCAACTCGGGGTCGACCACGTCGTACAGCGCCTCGCGGAGTTCTTCCTCCGAGGCCGGCTTCATCTCAACGGTCTCGCTCATGCCGTCTTCCTTTCGGCGTCGGCTCCGCCCAGGGCCTGGGCCGTCGCGTCCTTCCACGCCATCCAGCTGAGGAGGGCGCACTTGACCCGGGCCGGGTACTTGGAGACGCCGGCGAACGCGACCGCGTCCTCCAGCACCTCCTCCATCGCGTCGTCGGGCTCGATCTTTCCCTTGGACTGCATCAGCTCCAGGAACGTCTCCTGGATCTTCTGCGCCTCGGCGAGGTCCTTGCCGACGAGGAGGTCGTTCAGCACGGAGGCCGAGGCCTGGCTGATCGAGCAGCCCTGGCCCTCGTACGAGACGTCCTCGATCTTCGTGCCGTCGTACTTCACGCGCAGGGTGATCTCGTCGCCGCACGTGGGGTTCACATGGTGCACCTCGGCGTCGCCGTCCCGAAGACCACGCCCGTGCGGGTGCTTGTAGTGGTCCAGGATGACTTCCTGGTACATGGAATCCAGCTTCACGGTTTCAGTACACCCCTCACCCGAAGAAGTTCCGTACGTGCTCCAGGCCGTCGACCAGTGCGTCGATCTCGGCCGGTGTGGAGTACAGATAGAACGACGCTCGCGTGGTCGCGGGAATTCCGTAGCGCAGGCAGACCGGGCGGGCGCAGTGGTGGCCGACCCGGACCGCGATGCCCTGCTCGTCGAGGACCTGGCCCACGTCGTGCGGGTGGATGTCGCCGAGCGTGAAGGAGATCGCCGCGCCTCGGTCCTCGGCCGTGGCCGGGCCGATGATCCGCAGGTCGGGGACCTGGGTCAGGCGCTGCACCGCGTACTCGGTGAGCGCGTGCTCATGGGCGAGGATCTTGTCCATGCCGATCGCCGACAGGTAGTCGATCGCCGCGCCCAGGCCTACCGCCTGGGCGATCGGCGGGGTGCCCGCCTCGAACTTGTGGGGCGCCGGGGCGTACGTCGACGAGTGCATCGACACCGTCTCGATCATCTCGCCGCCGCCCAGGAAGGGGGGGAGGTCCTCGAGCAGCTCCTGGCGGCCCCAGAGGACGCCGATGCCGGTCGGGCCGCACATCTTGTGGCCGGTGAAGGCCACGAAGTCGGCCTGGAGGGCCTGGACGTCGAGGGGCATGTGGGGCGCCGCCTGCGAGGCGTCGATGCAGACCAGGGCGCCGACCTCCTGGGCGCGGCGCACTATCGCCTCGACCGGGTTCACGGTGCCGAGGATGTTCGACACCAGCACGAAGGAGACGATCTTCGTCTTCTCGGTGATGATCTCGTCGATGTTGGAGAGGTCGAGGCGGCCGTCGTCGGTGAGGCCGAACCACTTCAGCTTCGCGCCCGTGCGCTGCGACAGCAGCTGCCACGGCACGATGTTGGAGTGGTGCTCCATCTCCGTGATGACGATCTCGGTCTCGCGGTCCACCCGGTAGGGCTCGTCGGCCCAGCCGAGCATGTTCGCCACGAGGTTGAGGGACTCCGAGGCGTTCTTGGTGAAGATCACCTCGTCGCGGCTGGGAGCGTTGACGAACGCGGCGACCTTGTCGCGCGCGCCCTCGTACAGTGCCGTGGCCTCCTCGGCGAGCACATGCACACCGCGGTGGACGTTGGCGTTGTAGCGCTCGTAGTACTCGTTCAGGGCGTCCAGCACCTGGCGCGGCTTCTGCGAGGTCGCCGCGTTGTCCAGGTACACGAGCTTCCTGCCGTCGTGGATCACACGGTCCAGGATGGGGAAGTCCTTGCGGATCGCCTCAGTGTCGAGGAGGCCCGGCAGCTGTGTCACGCGGATGCGCCACCCTTCGTGTAGACCTCGTAGCCCTCGTTCTCCAGCTTGTCGGCGAGCTCGGCGCCGCCGGACTCGACGATCCGGCCGCCGGAGAAGACATGGACGTGGTCGGGCTTGATGTAGCGCAGGATGCGCGTGTAGTGCGTGATCAGCAGGGTGCCGACCTCGCCGGTCTCGCGGACGCGGTTGACGCCCTCGGAGACGATGCGAAGGGCGTCGACGTCCAGACCGGAGTCGGTCTCGTCGAGGATCGCGACCTTCGGGCGGAGCAGCTCCAGCTGAAGGATCTCGTGGCGCTTCTTCTCACCGCCGGAGAAGCCCTCGTTGACGTTGCGCTCGGCGAAGGCGGGGTCCATGTTGAGGCGCTCCATGGCCTCGCGGACCTCCTTCACCCAGGTGCGCAGCTTGGGGGCCTCGCCGCGGATGGCGGTGGCGGAGGTGCGCAGGAAGTTGGAGACCGAGACGCCGGGCACCTCGACCGGGTACTGCATCGCCAGGAACAGGCCCGCGCGGGCGCGCTCGTCGACGGACATCTCCAGGACGTCCTCGCCGTCGAGGGTGACGGTGCCGCCGGTGATCGTGTACTTCGGGTGACCGGCGAGCGAGTAGGCGAGGGTCGACTTGCCGGAGCCGTTGGGGCCCATGATGGCGTGCGTCTCGCCCTGCTTCACGGTCAGGTCGACGCCCTTGAGGATCTCCTTCGTGGCGTTGTCGGCCTCGACGGTGACGTGCAGGTCGTGGATTTCAAGCGTTGCCATGGGTGCCTCAGGACTCCTGGGTGAGGGAGACGAGCACGTCGTCCCCTTCGATCTTTACGGGGTATACGGGGACGGGGCGCGTCGCGGGAAGGCCGGACGGCTTGCCGGTGCGGAGGTCGAACGAGGAGCCGTGCAGCCAGCACTCGATCTGGCAGTCCTCGACCTCGCCCTCGGAGAGCGAGACGTTCGCGTGGGAGCAGATGTCGTGGATGGCGAACACCTCTCCCTCGGTCCGCACGACCGAGACCGGCGTGCCGTCGAGTTCCACCCGCTTGGGGGTGTCCTCCTCCAGCTCGCTCAGCCCGCAGACGCGAAGGAAGGCAGTCATCAGAGCGACGCCTCCAGCTCCTCGTCGATCTTCTCGAGCAGTCGCGCCTGGATGTCGTCGACGCCGATCTGCTGGACAAGCTCGGCGAAGAAGCCGCGGACCACCAGGCGGCGGGCCTCGTCGGCCGGGATGCCTCGGGCCATCAGATAGAAGAGCTGCTCGTCGTCGAAGCGGCCGGTCGCGGAGGCGTGGCCGGCGCCGACGATCTCGCCGGTCTCGATCTCCAGGTTGGGCACGGAGTCGACCCGGGCGCCGTCGGTCAGCACCAGGTTGCGGTTCATCTCGTAGGTGTCGGTGCCCTCGGCCGTGGCCTCGATGAGCACGTCGCCGATCCAGACGGCGTGCGCGCCCTCGCCCTGGAGGGCGCCCTTGTACACGGCGTTGGACTTGCAGTGCGGGACGTTGTGGTCGACCAGGAGGCGGTGCTCCTGGTGCTGGCCGGCGTCCGTGAAGTACAGGCCGAACAGCTCGGCCTCGCCGCCGGTGCCCGCGTAGGCGACCCGCGGGTGGAGACGTACGACGTCGCCGCCGAAGGTGACCACGAAGGACTTGAAGGTGGCGTCGCGGCCGATCAGCGCGTTGTGCTGGCCGACGTGGACGGCCTTGTCGTCCCAGTCCTGGACGGAGACGACGGTCAGCTTGGCGCCGTCGCCGAGGAGGTAGTCGACGTTGGCGGCGAGCACCGCGTCACCGGTGTGGTCGATGACGA
This window of the Streptomyces sp. NBC_01275 genome carries:
- the helR gene encoding RNA polymerase recycling motor ATPase HelR, which encodes MNPLTTSAFDLPDRLSPKADPTLIGGDERHFAAVAECLEQSIAELTDRLDAERRTPGGIGRQAMDRDMEIHRLTGRLRTLRRFGLDLCLGHMVAADGPEPVYVGRLGLTDSTGRRLLLDWRSPAAEPFFGATHANPMGLASRRRYRWTRGRIGDYWDEVFTSDGFVGHAALDDQSAFIASLGGNRSARMRDVLGTIQADQDAVIRAGSRGALVVDGGPGTGKTVVALHRSAYLLYSDPRLGHRRGGVLFVGPSRPYLGYVADVLPSLGEEGVQTCTLRDLVAEGASAAVEAEADPDVARLKSSADLLQAIETAVRFYEEPPAKGMTVTTHWSDIWLSADDWAVAFEAAEPGTPHNEARDQVWEELLTILVDKHDDAASARDDEVSADLLRRSLLRNRELRAAFNRAWPLLEAADLVSDLWSVPAYLRRCAPWLGPDEVQRLQRADAQAWTVSDLPILDAARQRLGDPEAARRKRRNEAAVAAERSRRADVIDGLLQNVEIDESEGALGMLHGQDLRDALVDESALPGVEPDLLAGPFAHVVVDEAQELTDAEWQMLLVRCPSRSFTIVGDRAQARHGFTESWRERLERVGFDRIDQASLTVNYRTPEEIMAEAEPVIRAVLPDANVPTSIRSSAVPVVHGAVSELRSILDAWLADHADGIACVIGDPAFRATSRVRSLTPELSKGLEFDLVVLVDPEAFGTGVEGAVDRYVAMTRATRQLVVLTSS
- the dapD gene encoding 2,3,4,5-tetrahydropyridine-2,6-dicarboxylate N-succinyltransferase, which translates into the protein MTDTTAPRTTGAVAAGLATIAADGTVLDTWFPAPELSPEPGPSGTERLSAEKAVELLGEGAAKAIGQDARRGVEVVAVRTVIAALDDKPLDAHDVYLRLHLLSHRLVKPHGQSLDGMFAHLANVAWTSLGPVAVDDVEQVRLNARAEGLHLQVTSLDKFPRMTDYVAPKGVRIADADRVRLGAHLAEGTTVMHEGFVNFNAGTLGTSMVEGRISAGVIVGDGSDIGGGASTMGTLSGGGNVIISIGERCLIGAEAGVGIALGDECVVEAGLYVTAGTRVTMPDGQIVKARELSGASNILFRRNSVTGTVEARPNNAVWGGLNEILHSHN
- a CDS encoding TetR/AcrR family transcriptional regulator, with the protein product MPRRHDPERRQRIIDAAIRVVGKKGLAGLTHRSVAAEADVPLGSTTYHFKTLDDLMIAALRQANEGFAKAVAAREGLRAPHPDLPAELAALLADWLSGDRTGVELEYELYLAALRRPALRPVAAEWTEDVTDLLSAHTDPVTARALAALMDGICLQTLLTDTPYDETYTRQTLARLIPTPH
- a CDS encoding multidrug efflux SMR transporter; the protein is MGYLTLAGAIAAEVAATTAMKYSEGFSKLLPTVLTAIGYVISFLLLAQTLKSVGIGTAYAIWSGVGTATIAVLGLALFGEALTLTKVAGIVLIVGGVVVLNLGGAH
- a CDS encoding AbfB domain-containing protein, which gives rise to MPDNKSRPPQEEPWENGWAPDTSRAPGTRRLWLAGALAVATIVACVTAIAVNDKASDKKDENSEARQGQTKSDETSGGGLISFATPSAGSTSSSTSSSTAKATATATGGGESASPSAGGSASSSPAAGGGATPHTSAEASASPTRKPADPKPPTSYERSVRSVNYPDRYWHVSDGVVKLDPVRGSESREDSTFTVVKGLADSSCYSFKTADGTYLRHRNFVLRAERNDGSTLFQKDATFCSRASSYSGAVMLESVNYPGRYLRHKNFQLRLDSYQNSDLYRADASFRVVDALS
- a CDS encoding metal-sulfur cluster assembly factor — its product is MSETVEMKPASEEELREALYDVVDPELGIDVVNLGLIYGIHIDDANIATIDMTLTSAACPLTDVIEDQAKSATDGLVNELRINWVWMPPWGPDKITDDGREQLRALGFNV
- the sufU gene encoding Fe-S cluster assembly sulfur transfer protein SufU — encoded protein: MKLDSMYQEVILDHYKHPHGRGLRDGDAEVHHVNPTCGDEITLRVKYDGTKIEDVSYEGQGCSISQASASVLNDLLVGKDLAEAQKIQETFLELMQSKGKIEPDDAMEEVLEDAVAFAGVSKYPARVKCALLSWMAWKDATAQALGGADAERKTA
- a CDS encoding cysteine desulfurase, producing the protein MTQLPGLLDTEAIRKDFPILDRVIHDGRKLVYLDNAATSQKPRQVLDALNEYYERYNANVHRGVHVLAEEATALYEGARDKVAAFVNAPSRDEVIFTKNASESLNLVANMLGWADEPYRVDRETEIVITEMEHHSNIVPWQLLSQRTGAKLKWFGLTDDGRLDLSNIDEIITEKTKIVSFVLVSNILGTVNPVEAIVRRAQEVGALVCIDASQAAPHMPLDVQALQADFVAFTGHKMCGPTGIGVLWGRQELLEDLPPFLGGGEMIETVSMHSSTYAPAPHKFEAGTPPIAQAVGLGAAIDYLSAIGMDKILAHEHALTEYAVQRLTQVPDLRIIGPATAEDRGAAISFTLGDIHPHDVGQVLDEQGIAVRVGHHCARPVCLRYGIPATTRASFYLYSTPAEIDALVDGLEHVRNFFG
- the sufC gene encoding Fe-S cluster assembly ATPase SufC; this encodes MATLEIHDLHVTVEADNATKEILKGVDLTVKQGETHAIMGPNGSGKSTLAYSLAGHPKYTITGGTVTLDGEDVLEMSVDERARAGLFLAMQYPVEVPGVSVSNFLRTSATAIRGEAPKLRTWVKEVREAMERLNMDPAFAERNVNEGFSGGEKKRHEILQLELLRPKVAILDETDSGLDVDALRIVSEGVNRVRETGEVGTLLITHYTRILRYIKPDHVHVFSGGRIVESGGAELADKLENEGYEVYTKGGASA
- a CDS encoding non-heme iron oxygenase ferredoxin subunit — encoded protein: MTAFLRVCGLSELEEDTPKRVELDGTPVSVVRTEGEVFAIHDICSHANVSLSEGEVEDCQIECWLHGSSFDLRTGKPSGLPATRPVPVYPVKIEGDDVLVSLTQES
- the sufD gene encoding Fe-S cluster assembly protein SufD, whose amino-acid sequence is MAEAQNSTVGSSTTAGSIAVAAESTVATRMSAPPSFDVADFPVPHGREEEWRFTPLERLRGLHDGTAVATGQGVKVDVQAPEGVTVETVGRDDARLGRAGTPVDRVAAQAYSAFEKAGVITVPKETVLTEPIRISVHGQGGVAYGHQVVELGAFAEAVVVIDHTGDAVLAANVDYLLGDGAKLTVVSVQDWDDKAVHVGQHNALIGRDATFKSFVVTFGGDVVRLHPRVAYAGTGGEAELFGLYFTDAGQHQEHRLLVDHNVPHCKSNAVYKGALQGEGAHAVWIGDVLIEATAEGTDTYEMNRNLVLTDGARVDSVPNLEIETGEIVGAGHASATGRFDDEQLFYLMARGIPADEARRLVVRGFFAELVQQIGVDDIQARLLEKIDEELEASL